The sequence ACTTCCAACTATATCTGTCACTAAAGGAGTATCAGGATAAAGGTTGGCTAATGTTGCAAAAAACAAACGTGAGTCTGGATCATCTTGGTACATTTCTCGTTCTTGCTGGATAATAGCTTGTTCCCTCAAAATAGACTCTTCTGTAAAATGAACATCTCCGACTAACTCATCTAGCAAATCTAAATTTTCTAATAGATAATCAATTGTTGAAAAAAGATAGCTGGTCTTAGTAAAACTTGTAAAGGCATTACTGTCCGCACCTAATCGAGTAAAAGCAGCCATTATATCCTCAGAATTTTCTCTTTCAAACAATTTATGTTCAAGAAAATGTGCAATTCCTGCTGGATGATGACGTAAACCTTTTTTCAAACTTGTATAAGTTGCATCTACAGAACCAAATTGAACTGTTACAATCCCATAAACCTCATTGAAATCTTGTTTAGGGAGTAAAGAAACTGTCAATCCATTTGACAATTGTGTTTTATAGACTGTCTCCTTTACAGCAGGATAGTATTTTTCTTCAAAAGTAACCTTTGTCATTCTACTCCTTCCATAAAGTAAATCGCTTGTAACTTCAAACTGTTGGCAACTTTACAGACAGCTTCTTTATCAACACTATCTAATTTTGCCACCAATCGATCCATATCAAAGCTTGATTTTCCCAATAGAGCATTCAAATAGACTCTTTCAACTAGGGTCTGTTGATTATCTTGAGCCATCAACAAAGATCGTCGAATCATCTCCTTTGTTTGTTCAAGTTCAAAATCTGTAAAGTTACCCTTTTTTAGATCTAGCAATTGATGATTCATCATTTTTCTAGCCTGATTTCGATTTTCTCTATCAATACCCGCATACATCCTTAACAGACCACTAAACAAATCCAATTGACTCGAGACTGTATAGGCTATTCCAGCATTTTCACGAACGTTTGTAAAAAGTTTTGAATGTGCAAATTCACCCAACAAACCATTCATCACAAGCATGGGCAAATGCTCATCATCACCATATTTTACAGGAGAATGATAGCCTAATTCCAAAATAGATTGCCCAACATTCCTCTGAAACATTCCTTCTCGTAGAACATTCGAATAAGATTGATGGTACTGGATAGTGACGCCGTTCTCTCTAGCTGTAAAGGGTAATGACTTCAGTGATTCTGTAATTTCTACTTCATTGAAGTCACCTAAGAAAAAGAAATCAATACGATCATTTTTCAGAGCATCTTGAAAGCAAGTGTAGCTACTTTCCGGAGACTCATTTAAAATGCTATTTCGTAAATCACTGTATCTCAATTGAAGACGCTCATCATGGAAGAACAAGCTATCCAACTCCTTATGAGCAAAATAAAATGAATCATCCATATCAGTAGCTAAACTAGCCAATAACTGTTTTCTTTCAATTTCAAATAGGGCTGGCTCAAAAGCACTATCTTGAGCTAAGGGAGCAAATAAAGTCTGTTTCACCAATTCCAAAATTCGAGAAGTCAAGACATTTTTTTTACTCAAGAACTCATCTCGCACGTAGGTAAATGTTAAGTCAAGAATATGTGCCTGTCCTCTACGATAAGCACTTGTGGAAATATCTGTTCCATATAAACTTGCCAAGTATCTGCGAAATGCTTGTGATGTGGGATAAGCTTTATTTGCCGTCTCCAACATACTTGCACTTAACATGCGTCCTGCTATTGTCTCAAGAGATAAGGGAGCAGTAAAACGAATAGTGATTTTATTTGTTTTAAACTTTTTGGATTGAACAAAATGTGCTGAAATTCCAGGCACTAATTCCATACCTTACCTCCTTACATATAGAGTTCTATTATACCACGAAAATCAAAATTTTTCTTGTTCTCTTTATAGCTTTAAAGAGTAAAACCGTTTTCATTTCAACTAACTTTCCTTCAGCTATTTCAAGGAAAATATGGTATAATACCAAAGATTGAGGTGAATTATGGAATACAAATTATTTGAAGAATTTATTACGCTCCAAGCCCTCCTAAAAGAACTTGGAATTATACAAAGCGGTGGTGCTATCAAATCCTTTTTAATGGATCATCAAGTTTACTTTAATGGTGAGTTAGAAAGTAGACGTGGGAAAAAAATTCGTGTTGGAGATACGATTGACATTCCTGATTTAAAGATTGACATCACCTTGACACAACCAAGTTTAAAAGAGCAAGAAGAGTATCAAGCAGATAAGATTGAGAAAGAGCGAATTGCTAAACTTGTCAAAGAGATGAATAAAGGTGTCAAGAAAGAAAAACAAAAAACTTCTTCATCACCTAAAACCAAACAAGTTCCACGTTTTCCAGGAAGATAACCATGTGGCTCCAACATTTAACAATTAAAACCTTTCGAAACTACAAAGAGGCAAAAATTGATTTCAATCCAAAATTAAATGTCTTTCTAGGTCAAAATGCACAAGGAAAAACCAATATTCTAGAGGCAATCTATTTCTTAGCCTTGACACGTAGTCATCGGACTCGTACAGATAAAAATCTCATTCATTTTGATAACGAGCAACTCCATCTTTCTGGCTTGCTACAGAAAAAAACAAGCTCTATCCCTCTAGAAATTGATTTAACACCAAAAGGGCGTGTGACTAAGGTCAATCACTTAAAACAAGCGCGCCTATCAGACTACATTGGACATATGAATGTTGTCCTCTTCGCGCCTGAAGATCTCCAGCTAATTAAGGGAGCACCTTCTGTCCGTCGAAAGTTTATAGACATCGAACTGGGACAAATTAAACCAATCTACTTGTCAGACTTGTCAAACTATAACCATATACTCAAGCAGAGAAATACTTACCTAAAATCCAGCCAAAAGATTGATGAAACATTTCTGTCAGTCTTAGATGATCAGTTAATAGATTATGGTTGTCGCGTTATAAAGCATCGGATAAAATTCATTAAAGACTTAGAGAAATTTGGCCAAAAAAAACACTTAGAAATTTCAAATAAATTAGAAGAACTGTCAATATCTTATCAATCATCTGTCAACTTCACTAATGAAGAACAGCTAACAAGTTCCTTTAAAATTGCTTTAGATAAAAGCAGATCCAGAGATTTATTTAAAAAGAATACTGGAGTTGGCCCTCATCGAGATGATATTTCTTTTTATATCAATGGTATGGATGCTAGTTTTGGAAGCCAAGGTCAACATCGTAGCCTTGTTCTTTCTATAAAACTGGCGGAAATTGAGCTAATGGAAAGTATTACCAATGAGTCTCCGATACTACTGCTTGATGATGTTATGAGCGAACTTGACAATACACGGCAACTAAAATTACTAGAAACCATTTCTCAATCTATCCAAACCTTTATTACAACAACAAGTTTAGACCACTTACAAAACTTGCCAGAAAACCTTAGTATTTTCAACATTCAAAATGGTAAAATTTCTGTAAATCAACATTGACAACTTTGTAAACAAAAAGAACTCCTGAAAATCAGGAGTTCTTTTTTACTACTTACATAGAGTAGTTTGGTGCCTCATTAGTGATTTGTACATCATGAGGATGGCTTTCTTTTAGACCAGCCCCAGACATTTCAATAAATTGTGCATTATCATGTAGTTCTTTAAGGTTAGCTGCACCACAGTAACCCATACCAGAGCGAATACCACCAATCATTTGGAAGACAATATCAGCTGCTGCGCCTTTATAGGCAACACGGCCTTCAATTCCTTCTGGAACAAGTTTGTTTGCTTCATTGACAGAACCTTGGAAGTAACGGTCACTTGAACCTTTCTTCATTGCAGCGATTGATCCCATACCACGGTAAGTCTTAAACTTACGTCCTTGGAAGATTTCCGTTTCACCTGGTGCTTCGTCTGTTCCAGCGAACATTGATCCAAGCATAACCGCATTTCCACCTGCAGCAAGGGCTTTTACAATATCTCCAGAATACTTGATTCCACCATCAGCAATGATTGTTTTTCCATATTCACGCGCAACTGCTGCTGCATCATAGATTGCTGTCACTTGTGGGACACCAACCCCTGCAATCACACGAGTAGTACAGATAGAACCTGGTCCGATACCGACTTTGACAACATCTACACCTGCATCATAAAGAGCACGCGCACCTTCAGCAGTTGCAATATTACCTGCAATCAAAGTGCGGTCTGGGAAGTGAGCACGAATTTCAGCAATTTTACGTAGAACCCCAGCAGAGTGACCATGTGCAGTATCAATTACAATCGCATCCGCTCCTGCTTCAAAAAGAGCCTCTGCACGTTCAAATGTATCTGAAGTGACACCTACCGCACCAGCAACTAGAAGACGACCAAACTCATCTTTTGCTGCATTAGGAAATTCAATTACTTTTTCGATATCTTTAATAGTAATCAAGCCAGAAAGACGACCTTCTTCATCAACCAAAGGAAGTTTTTCAATACGGTGTTCTTGAAGAATGCTTTCAGCTGTTGCAAGATCTGTACCAACAGGAGCAGTAACAAGATTTTCACTAGTCATATGGTTTGAGATTGGCTGATTGTAATCTGAAATAAAGCGAAGATCTCGGTTTGTTAGAATACCAACCAATTTACGATTTTCAAGTGTCTCCACAACTGGAACACCACTGATACGGTAACGTCCCATCAGTTCATCTGCTTCAGCAATCGTGTGTTCTGGAGTCAAGAAGAATGGATCAATAATAACACCATTTTCAGAACGTTTTACCTTACGAACTTCATCTGCCTGTTGCGCAATAGACATATTTTTATGGATTACTCCAAGACCACCTGCACGAGCAATGGCAATAGCCATTTGACTTTCTGTGACTGTATCCATGGCGGCTGTTATAATTGGGATATTTAAAGTCAGATTATCTGCCAATTTTGTTGTTAAATCTGCATCATTAGGCAACACATGACTTTCTGCTGGAATGAGCAATACATCATCAAAGGTAAAACCTTTTTTTAAAAATTTAGTATCCCAATTAGACATTGAAGTTTCCTCTTTTCTTTCTTTTTGAGCTTGACTCTTTTTGTATTGTATCTATCATACCATTCTATGAAAATTTGTCAATTATATTTATGGTAGAAATCATAAAAAAACTATCCCTGTGATCCTATGGAAGAGATAGCTTTATGATTCATATTTTATCTATTATTTAAAATAATTTAGTCCCATTGCTCCTTTAACCTCAGATAGGGTTTGCCCCGCAACCTCACGCGCTTTTTCACTACCTTTTTGAAGCATATTGTACACTTCTCCCATATCCTTAGCAAATTCGATACGGCGCTCACGAATAGGACCAAGTTCGAGTTCTAATATTTCAAGTAGATAACGTTTCGTCTTTACATCACCAAGACCACCACGTTGATAATGTTCTTTCATATCTGCAATGTCTTGAGCATCTTCTGGACGACCAAATACATCTAGATAATGGAAAACCATATTTCCTTCAATCTTACCTGGATCCTCAACCCGAATATGGTCTGGATCAGTATACATGCTCATGACTTTTTTACGCAACGTATCCACATCATCAGCTAGATAAATACCATTATTAAGGGATTTAGACATTTTAGCATTTCCATCTAAACCTGGCAAACGCCCTGCCCTCTCATTTTCTGGATAAATACCTTCCGGCTCCACCAAGACCTCACAATTATAAGCATGATTAAAGGAACGAACAATCTCACGAGTTTGCTCAATCATTGGTTTCTGATCTGTCCCAACAGGAACATAATTAGCCTTGAAGGCAGTAATATCTGCTGCTTGCGCAATTGGATAAACCAAAAATCCTGTCGGAATACTTTCTCCAAACCCTTTTTGAGCAATCTCTGTTTTTACTGTCGGATTCCGTTCCAAACGAGCTAGTGACACCAAATTCATATAGTACATAGATAATTCAGCCAACTCTGGAATTTGGCTTTGAATAAAGATAGTTGATTTACTTGGATCTAATCCAACTGCTAGGTAATCTAAGGCAACATTCCCAATCGATTCTACAATCGTTTGAGGGTCTTTGGCGTGATCTGTCAATGCTTGTTGGTCCGCCAAAAAAACAAACATGTCATACTTGTCTTCTTCCTGCAGTAATACTCTATTTTTAAGACTCCCAACATAATGTCCAATATGCAGTTTTCCTGTTGGGCGATCTCCTGTTAAAATAATGGGTTTCGTCATTTTTTTCTCCTTCGAAATTGTCTCTTCAATTATAGCATTTTTTTGTTAAAATAACAGAAAATTATTTAAATCAAACAACTAACTCATTGTAAACAGACCTGTAAACTTAATTGACATAAAATTGACAAACAAAAATTTGAATATTTCTCTCTTTTCTA comes from Streptococcus oralis and encodes:
- the recF gene encoding DNA replication/repair protein RecF (All proteins in this family for which functions are known are DNA-binding proteins that assist the filamentation of RecA onto DNA for the initiation of recombination or recombinational repair.), which gives rise to MWLQHLTIKTFRNYKEAKIDFNPKLNVFLGQNAQGKTNILEAIYFLALTRSHRTRTDKNLIHFDNEQLHLSGLLQKKTSSIPLEIDLTPKGRVTKVNHLKQARLSDYIGHMNVVLFAPEDLQLIKGAPSVRRKFIDIELGQIKPIYLSDLSNYNHILKQRNTYLKSSQKIDETFLSVLDDQLIDYGCRVIKHRIKFIKDLEKFGQKKHLEISNKLEELSISYQSSVNFTNEEQLTSSFKIALDKSRSRDLFKKNTGVGPHRDDISFYINGMDASFGSQGQHRSLVLSIKLAEIELMESITNESPILLLDDVMSELDNTRQLKLLETISQSIQTFITTTSLDHLQNLPENLSIFNIQNGKISVNQH
- the guaB gene encoding IMP dehydrogenase — its product is MSNWDTKFLKKGFTFDDVLLIPAESHVLPNDADLTTKLADNLTLNIPIITAAMDTVTESQMAIAIARAGGLGVIHKNMSIAQQADEVRKVKRSENGVIIDPFFLTPEHTIAEADELMGRYRISGVPVVETLENRKLVGILTNRDLRFISDYNQPISNHMTSENLVTAPVGTDLATAESILQEHRIEKLPLVDEEGRLSGLITIKDIEKVIEFPNAAKDEFGRLLVAGAVGVTSDTFERAEALFEAGADAIVIDTAHGHSAGVLRKIAEIRAHFPDRTLIAGNIATAEGARALYDAGVDVVKVGIGPGSICTTRVIAGVGVPQVTAIYDAAAVAREYGKTIIADGGIKYSGDIVKALAAGGNAVMLGSMFAGTDEAPGETEIFQGRKFKTYRGMGSIAAMKKGSSDRYFQGSVNEANKLVPEGIEGRVAYKGAAADIVFQMIGGIRSGMGYCGAANLKELHDNAQFIEMSGAGLKESHPHDVQITNEAPNYSM
- the trpS gene encoding tryptophan--tRNA ligase, producing the protein MTKPIILTGDRPTGKLHIGHYVGSLKNRVLLQEEDKYDMFVFLADQQALTDHAKDPQTIVESIGNVALDYLAVGLDPSKSTIFIQSQIPELAELSMYYMNLVSLARLERNPTVKTEIAQKGFGESIPTGFLVYPIAQAADITAFKANYVPVGTDQKPMIEQTREIVRSFNHAYNCEVLVEPEGIYPENERAGRLPGLDGNAKMSKSLNNGIYLADDVDTLRKKVMSMYTDPDHIRVEDPGKIEGNMVFHYLDVFGRPEDAQDIADMKEHYQRGGLGDVKTKRYLLEILELELGPIRERRIEFAKDMGEVYNMLQKGSEKAREVAGQTLSEVKGAMGLNYFK
- the yaaA gene encoding S4 domain-containing protein YaaA; the encoded protein is MEYKLFEEFITLQALLKELGIIQSGGAIKSFLMDHQVYFNGELESRRGKKIRVGDTIDIPDLKIDITLTQPSLKEQEEYQADKIEKERIAKLVKEMNKGVKKEKQKTSSSPKTKQVPRFPGR
- the yfmF gene encoding EF-P 5-aminopentanol modification-associated protein YfmF, whose amino-acid sequence is MELVPGISAHFVQSKKFKTNKITIRFTAPLSLETIAGRMLSASMLETANKAYPTSQAFRRYLASLYGTDISTSAYRRGQAHILDLTFTYVRDEFLSKKNVLTSRILELVKQTLFAPLAQDSAFEPALFEIERKQLLASLATDMDDSFYFAHKELDSLFFHDERLQLRYSDLRNSILNESPESSYTCFQDALKNDRIDFFFLGDFNEVEITESLKSLPFTARENGVTIQYHQSYSNVLREGMFQRNVGQSILELGYHSPVKYGDDEHLPMLVMNGLLGEFAHSKLFTNVRENAGIAYTVSSQLDLFSGLLRMYAGIDRENRNQARKMMNHQLLDLKKGNFTDFELEQTKEMIRRSLLMAQDNQQTLVERVYLNALLGKSSFDMDRLVAKLDSVDKEAVCKVANSLKLQAIYFMEGVE